One segment of Platichthys flesus chromosome 15, fPlaFle2.1, whole genome shotgun sequence DNA contains the following:
- the btg3 gene encoding protein BTG3, with protein MRREIAAVVFFLKRLLKTGAQLESHQVELFVERLAVALQEKFKGHWYPANPSKGHAYRCIRINRLHRQEPEFLRACRESRLQYSDLGLPSELTLWVDPGEVCCRYAEQNPFFSVATFPSDEEEDKEVAKKVTSALERVTSDYHSGSSSDEESTRTSPLTFDYSRCSHQGINPNAPPWHPKKTVTGKSVILPPHGFTPCSRAPHTHTSRQKLWVPPSYRTGPGYWDTHLAHPYM; from the exons ATGAGGAGGGAAATTGCAGCTGTGGTGTTCTTCCTGAAGAGGCTCTTGAAAACGGGAGCTCAGCTGGAGTCTCACCAAGTCGAGCTCTTTGTTGAGAGGCTGGCTGTGGCACTGCAGGAGAAGTTCAAGGGGCACTGGTACCCGGCAAACCCCAGCAAAGGACATGCGTACAG GTGCATCCGGATCAACAGGCTCCACAGGCAGGAGCCAGAGTTCCTGCGGGCCTGTCGGGAGAGTCGGCTTCAGTACAGTGACCTGGGACTGCCCAGTGAACTCACATTGTGGGTGGACCCCGGAGAGGTCTGCTGCAG GTATGCGGAACAAAACCCTTTCTTCTCAGTGGCCACTTTCCCTagtgatgaggaagaggacaaaGAGGTTGCAAAGAAGGTGACCAGCGCTTTGGAGAGGGTGACATCAGACTATCACTCAGGTTCATCTTCCGACGAGGAGAGCACACGCACTTCCCCCCTTACGTTTGACTACAGCCGCTGTTCTCACCAG gGAATAAACCCAAATGCCCCTCCCTGGCATCCGAAAAAAACGGTAACAGGCAAAAGTGTCATCCTTCCTCCCCATGGTTTCACGCCTTGCAGCAgagccccccacacacacacttcaaggCAGAAACTGTGGGTTCCCCCAAGCTACAGAACAGGACCTGGTTACTGGGACACGCACCTGGCACACCCTTACATGTAG